Genomic window (Chionomys nivalis chromosome 7, mChiNiv1.1, whole genome shotgun sequence):
TATGTCCTGTGGCCATGGGAAGGAAAGACGGTGATCTACCTGGGTACCCAGGCAGCCTCTCTGGTAACCGCCCCTGCTGCCCCTGGGGCTCACCTGCTGCCTCACATACTCCTCAAACTCCTTCTTGGCAGCTTCCACTTTCCTCAGGTCGTGGAGCTGAGCAGCCATCTGTCCATGGGAAAACCCAGGctgcttccctctttcctcctcagccAGGGATACTCCAGGCTCTTCATCTCCACTCCCAGAACATTCATCCTCCCTGACCCCACCCTCCCCAAGGGGAGGGGCTCCTTACCTCATCTGGAGAGCTAAAACTGGGCCCTGTCTTCCCCATCCAACTTGAGAGGTTCTACAGAGACATCACAGCCAGGTCAGGGAGGGcaggtgcctgcctgcctgctgaggccagactCCCTGGGAAGTTTGCACACCTTGATCTCCTGTGCTAGTTGCTGCCCTGTGAGCAGGCGTCTGTCTCCTCTGGCTATGGCACGCCCCTCACTCCAGTACCCCTGGCAGCGGCTCTTAGCATGCTGAGGTGCTGTGCTCAGCACATCCGAGATGTAGGCCCGGAAGAAGTGATCTTCTGTGTCTGAAAAAAGAGATTCCTCAGACTGAGGAGCGTGGGCCAGGGAAAGACTGGGCCAAACTTGGGAGGCAATGCCAGAGAGGTCTCCACCCCTGGAACACTTACTGCCTCTTGGGCTTGCTTGACCTTTGCTTGACCACTGCCTCTCAGGAGCAGGCAAGAGGTAACAACGGGCCCGTTTCCCTAGGAGCAGCTCCTGGACCTTGGGGTATTTGCCGGACAGCTTCTAAGAAATGGATTGTGGAGAAGTCTGAGCCAAGGGAGCAGCCTACGCCTGTAAGCACACTTCTGGTACACCCCCCAGCCTCCCTTACCTGCTGCCCTGGCATCGGCCTCTTCCCCCTGTACTGCTTACCTGGAGTATGTCACCCACGTGCCCCTGTCCTGACTTATTGTGATGGGAAGAGTCGCGTACTAAGAGGTCCAGATGCTGGAAGAGAAAGGGTCCCGGCACCAACAGCTGGGATTGGCAGTCCTGGACTTACAAGTCTAGAAACAGGTGTCTCACCTGGATTGGCACCATCCCATAATGCTTGCCCATCACCTCAGCCACGTGAACGAACATCTGGGGATGGGTACAAAGAGTTTGGGGGTTGAGCTACTCCAAGAGCTATAGTCTGCGCCCTAAGTCTTCTCTCTAGTCACCCTGGACCACTAGAGGAGCCAAGTTTCCTGCTTCAAGCTTGAAGGTTCTCTTGCCTCTTCCCCAAACCAGGCACCTCATGCTCAACCGTCTGTCCTAAGCCGGTCCAAGTGTCATACAATCTAAGCCAGAATGGGAAGGCATGAGTTAGTTCCCCTTGGTCCAGCCCTCCTGACCTTGTGCTTGCGGTGTGGGGAGGTGATGACTTCAATACCAGAAACTGTCCCACCTCTAGATAGCCCAGGTCTGTTCAGAAACAGCCTCACCTCTAGGTAGCCCAGGTCTGTCCAGAAACTGCTTCTCCTCTAGATAGCCCAGGTCTGTCCAGAAACTGTCCCACCTCTAGATAGCTTAGGTCTGTCCAGAAACGGCCTCTCCTCTAGATAGCCCAGGTCTGTCCAGAAACTGCCTCACCTCTAGATAGCCCAGGTCTGTGTCCTTCAGCTCCTGGGAGGTGTTCAGGATCTGGAATGGAGGAAAGCGGGAAAATGCAAGAAGATTTGCAGAAGTAGGATGAGCTACTCCTGAGCGGCCTTTATTCCAGAACACAAGCCTAGTCTGGCATGAGCCTTTCAGCCTAGCTACGAGCCATCTTCCGGCAGACTTGGAGAGTTCTGTGGTCCTGTGGGCCACCAGCTGTCCTTGAGGCCCATTGTCCCACCGTTAGAACAACCCACCTGCCCGCCTTCACTAAGAACATCCTCCTTCCAGAAAAACCTTCCAGAACCTGCAGGAACCCCAGACACCCAAATCTGCCACATTCTCAGTTCTGAGGAAGCAGGCTGGCCACCCCACCCAAGCACCTCTCTCACCTGGTAGGAGCTGAGCATCATGGTGAGAGCACAGAGCTTGATCCTTGTCTCCCTGCTCAGTTCCGGGCTCATGACATCGCCCGTGTCCACTAAGAACACAGCCACCTATAGAGGACACAGACCAAGGGTTAGGCCTGCCTTGCGCTGCTCAGCCCCTTTCTTTGCCCTTACCCTGGAGATGTCCTTCttattcctctcttccttctctctctcctccatccctccatccggTACCCTCCAGTCAGTTTCCCTTCTAGATTCATGCTAACTTCCCTCTGCATCTCTCCCttaccttcttcccttcttttcccagCAGGAAGGGGTGACTCCACATCCAGATGCCCCTAGTAAGGCCATTGGCACCCCATCTGATCCCAGGCAGAGACCCCTCTGTCCTGGGCCTGCCATTGTCACCAGATTCCTGAAGATGGAGAAGGTATCGGTATCAGGTGGTCCAGTCTGCATCCCCAGAGATGTTTCCCTCCCAGAGCCAGCCTGGGGCTCTTGCTTTGCCTCCCTGCATTTTCCTGCCAGCCCTGCCCTCACCAGGTTTGGTAAACCTCTGAGCAAGTGGTCCAGGAGGAAggactttcctgagtgctgctcTCCCAGTACAGCAAGTAAACAGACAGGTGTGTCCCTGGCCAATGGATGCTTCAGGCAGCGGTTTATGGCCCCCATTCTGAGGATGAGGCCTCCAGAGGCATTGATACGCACCAATAGCAGCCGCTCTGCCCTCACGGCACAGGTCTCCTGGGTGGGGCAGAGAAGAGTCCCCTGAGCATCCTAAATGAGACCGACCCCAAGTTGGGAGAGTGTCCAGCCTAGAATTCTGTGCCCCTTCCTGACAGTTTAGAATAGGGTCAAAGCTAATCCCCCACCTTGGGCCTAATCAGAGATCTCTGAGTGCAGAGATCAAGCCCCTCACCTGTAGTGCAGGGGGCAGCGGCCGCTGTGGCAGGAGCTTCATCCTCTCCCCTAGACTGCGGAGGCCCTTCTTCTGCTTGCAGATTTTCCGGCACTCAGGgcagcatggtggttcacagcctgGGATGCGATGAGTGCTGAAGCACCGGATGCAGAAGTCATGGCCACAGTCCAGTGAGATGGGCTCTCGAAGCCTTTCCAGACAGATGGAGCAGGTAGGCGGCTCCCGGGGTGGGGAGGGACGGTGTCCCAGGCCCAGCTCCAGCTTGGGGAATGATGCATGGGACCTGGAGGGTATAGCATCATCCAAAAGTTGGATGCCAGTTGGTTGCAGGGCTTGGAGGGCTGACACCTTAGGGATGAAGGTCCCTCTGTGCCACCTCAACTTCCTAGGGCCACCTGGAGGATGAGCTCCACCTATTCCTCACTTACTTATTCCCCAGGTCCTGGCCATCCTAGCTGAGAACAACAgaatagaggagagagtgcccCCAAGAGCAACCCTCAGGGAATCCTGGCTCTGCCCATGCCAGCCATGCAACCATGGGTGAGGTCCAAAGAAGAGACTGGGAGTGAGCGCCCCGGCTGGGGTTGGAGGCAGTCATTCATGATGACTACCTCATCTACAAGGTGTCCAgggccagcactcaggaaacccATGGAACACCAGCCTTCTTGCTGCAGGTCTTCCTCAAGGGGGAACAGACTATAACCCCAGCTGCTAGGATAGTCAGGAGAGGGCGGTAGCTTCCTGGCACCCAGGCAGCCATTCTGCAGCTGAACAGATGGTCAGGTTCTCGGAGGATTCCTTGTGCTCTCCGAGCTGAGCATCTGTAGCACCCACCTGCTTGTCCTGGTCCCTCCCTGCACAGCCTGGCCCATTCAGCCTTGCacttcttccctggggaagagccCTGCAGAGCGCTCAGCAAAGGAGTCTGCCTGGACTGCAGAGATCCGTGCTCCTAGACCAGCTTCGCCAGCTGACCTGCCAGACCCACTGCACCAATCCCAGCCCAGAAGGCCCCGTGGCTCACCAACTGTTGCTGCTGTTTCCCATGAAGCTTCGTTTGCTCTCCtaggaggggggaggggacatATTTAGAGCAGAACCCAGACCCTGTCTTCCTGCCGGATTTCCAGGGTCCTTCCACCCCGCCACCCTTTCCCCTCCCGGGTGGCTTCTCCCCACCCCCGAACTCTCCTTCCCAGGTCTTAGGGCTTCAAGACTTGCCCGTTTGCCAAGCCGATGACAAAAAGCAGTGACTGACAGAGCAGGCCTCGGCATGGGAGGCTGGAATGGCAGAGGGTCCGATGTTCAGAGAGGAAGACCACCGAGACTTTTGCCGGTAGGACAGCCTTTCACCCAGAGGGCTAGCGGAGCAGGTGGAGGGTGGAGCAGGGGGATGGGCTCCTCCGAGGCTCTGCCTAGCTGTCAGCGCTGGAGAATAAATGAgctggtcagaaaaaaagaggctGTAAAGGAGGGTGGATTCACCCCCAGGGGGAGGAGACAGGCCTGCGGGTACCAGGGCTTCAGAGGAGAGATGAACCCAGCCCAGCTCAGAATCTCTGGCAGAGTCTGGGATGCAGGCAAGCCGAGGCGGTGAATCTCCATGGAGACGAAAGGGAAAGATAaggacagggaggaggagggagacggAGAACGTGAGGCCACGTGGATGCACCTGGCACAGCAGGAAGTGCCTCCTGATGGAGCTCAGGACAGCACTGACCCTATAGGAGCAGCTGGGGTCTTCAGAGCCCGGGGCAGGGTGGGCAGAGGGAGGAGTGTAGGAAAACAGGAGCGTGTGCAACCGGGGCAGACCAGAGAAGCTATTGGTCCATTCAATCCTATTACCTACTTTGACTGAGCATTCTCTATGTGCTGAGCAGCATGATACCGCTGTGTTCCATATGACCCAGTGCATCTTGCCACCCTCTCCCAGGGTATGTCACTGGTGCCTGCTAGCTTACCATCTTCCTCATCATCTG
Coding sequences:
- the Rnf112 gene encoding RING finger protein 112 isoform X3, giving the protein MPRPALSVTAFCHRLGKRESKRSFMGNSSNSWSHASFPKLELGLGHRPSPPREPPTCSICLERLREPISLDCGHDFCIRCFSTHRIPGCEPPCCPECRKICKQKKGLRSLGERMKLLPQRPLPPALQESGDNGRPRTEGSLPGIRWGANGLTRGIWMWSHPFLLGKEGKKVAVFLVDTGDVMSPELSRETRIKLCALTMMLSSYQILNTSQELKDTDLGYLEMFVHVAEVMGKHYGMVPIQHLDLLVRDSSHHNKSGQGHVGDILQKLSGKYPKVQELLLGKRARCYLLPAPERQWSSKGQASPRGNTEDHFFRAYISDVLSTAPQHAKSRCQGYWSEGRAIARGDRRLLTGQQLAQEIKNLSSWMGKTGPSFSSPDEMAAQLHDLRKVEAAKKEFEEYVRQQDIATKRIFSALRVLPDTMRNLLSTQKDTILARHGVALLCKEREQTLEALEAELQAEAKAFMDSYTMRFCGHLAAVGGAVGAGLMGLAGGVVGAGMAAAALAAEAGMVAAGAAVGATGAAVVGGGVGAGLAATVGCMEKEEDERIQGGDREPLLQED
- the Rnf112 gene encoding RING finger protein 112 isoform X2 — protein: MGQAVQGGTRTSRSHASFPKLELGLGHRPSPPREPPTCSICLERLREPISLDCGHDFCIRCFSTHRIPGCEPPCCPECRKICKQKKGLRSLGERMKLLPQRPLPPALQETCAVRAERLLLVRINASGGLILRMGAINRCLKHPLARDTPVCLLAVLGEQHSGKSFLLDHLLRGLPNLESGDNGRPRTEGSLPGIRWGANGLTRGIWMWSHPFLLGKEGKKVAVFLVDTGDVMSPELSRETRIKLCALTMMLSSYQILNTSQELKDTDLGYLEMFVHVAEVMGKHYGMVPIQHLDLLVRDSSHHNKSGQGHVGDILQKLSGKYPKVQELLLGKRARCYLLPAPERQWSSKGQASPRGNTEDHFFRAYISDVLSTAPQHAKSRCQGYWSEGRAIARGDRRLLTGQQLAQEIKNLSSWMGKTGPSFSSPDEMAAQLHDLRKVEAAKKEFEEYVRQQDIATKRIFSALRVLPDTMRNLLSTQKDTILARHGVALLCKEREQTLEALEAELQAEAKAFMDSYTMRFCGHLAAVGGAVGAGLMGLAGGVVGAGMAAAALAAEAGMVAAGAAVGATGAAVVGGGVGAGLAATVGCMEKEEDERIQGGDREPLLQED
- the Rnf112 gene encoding RING finger protein 112 isoform X1; this translates as MPRPALSVTAFCHRLGKRESKRSFMGNSSNSWSHASFPKLELGLGHRPSPPREPPTCSICLERLREPISLDCGHDFCIRCFSTHRIPGCEPPCCPECRKICKQKKGLRSLGERMKLLPQRPLPPALQETCAVRAERLLLVRINASGGLILRMGAINRCLKHPLARDTPVCLLAVLGEQHSGKSFLLDHLLRGLPNLESGDNGRPRTEGSLPGIRWGANGLTRGIWMWSHPFLLGKEGKKVAVFLVDTGDVMSPELSRETRIKLCALTMMLSSYQILNTSQELKDTDLGYLEMFVHVAEVMGKHYGMVPIQHLDLLVRDSSHHNKSGQGHVGDILQKLSGKYPKVQELLLGKRARCYLLPAPERQWSSKGQASPRGNTEDHFFRAYISDVLSTAPQHAKSRCQGYWSEGRAIARGDRRLLTGQQLAQEIKNLSSWMGKTGPSFSSPDEMAAQLHDLRKVEAAKKEFEEYVRQQDIATKRIFSALRVLPDTMRNLLSTQKDTILARHGVALLCKEREQTLEALEAELQAEAKAFMDSYTMRFCGHLAAVGGAVGAGLMGLAGGVVGAGMAAAALAAEAGMVAAGAAVGATGAAVVGGGVGAGLAATVGCMEKEEDERIQGGDREPLLQED